One segment of Mobula birostris isolate sMobBir1 chromosome 27, sMobBir1.hap1, whole genome shotgun sequence DNA contains the following:
- the agmat gene encoding guanidino acid hydrolase, mitochondrial, with protein MYSTGLSYAGQKSKGSVSMEGFLFRRVPSVLRGRPWLLRLVSSRNLSSLRLNIPKSAAEVARPVGVCSMMRLPVQDSSQGLDAAFLGVPLDIGTSNRPGARFGPRHIRAESAMVRAYNGATKAAPFESLMVADIGDLNVNLYDLKKSCNIIRESFKKIVSAGCIPLTMGGDHTITYPILQALADKYGPVGLVHIDAHADTGDISLGEKICHGTPFRRCVDEGLLDCKRVVQIGLRGSNYEPDGYLWGREQGFRVVTGQDCWLRSLAPLMDEVRQQMGDGPVYISFDIDGLDPAFAPGTGTPEIAGLQPSQALEIIQGCRGMKIIGCDLVEVAPAYDTSGNTALTAANLLFEMLCVLPNVKYY; from the exons ATGTACAGTACTGGACTGTCATACGCCGGTCAAAAGTCAAAAGGCTCAGTAAGTATGGAGGGGTTTCTCTTTCGTCGTGTCCCTTCTGTGCTGCGGGGCCGCCCGTGGCTGCTGCGCCTAGTGTCCAGCCGGAATCTCTCCTCGCTAAGGCTGAATATACCCAAGAGTGCCGCGGAAGTGGCTCGTCCCGTCGGAGTTTGTTCCATGATGCGGCTTCCAGTGCAGGATTCCTCGCAAGgcttggacgctgcctttctcggAGTGCCTTTGGACATTGGCACCTCGAATCGGCCTGGTGCCAG GTTTGGCCCTCGACATATCCGAGCAGAGTCAGCCATGGTCAGAGCATACAACGGTGCTACTAAGGCAGCCCCTTTCGAATCTCTGATGGTGGCTGACATTGGTGACCTCAACGTGAATCTTTATGACCTGAAGAAGAGCTGCAATATTATCAGGGAATCCTTTAAGAAGATTGTATCCGCTGGCTGTATACCCCTCACCATGG GTGGTGATCACACTATAACATACCCTATACTACAGGCACTGGCAGACAA ATATGGTCCAGTAGGACTGGTTCATATTGACGCACATGCAGACACAGGTGATATTTCGCTTGGAGAGAAGATATGCCATGGGACACCATTCAGGCGCTGTGTGGATGAGGGATTGCTTGACTGCAAACGGGTAGTACAGATCGGGCTCCGGGGTTCAAATTATGAACCAGATGGTTATCTTTGGGGCCGAGAACAG GGTTTCCGTGTGGTTACTGGACAGGACTGTTGGCTACGTTCCCTTGCTCCACTAATGGATGAGGTGAGGCAGCAAATGGGAGATGGCCCTGTGTACATCAGTTTTGATATTGACGGACTGGACCCGGCCTTTGCACCTGGAACGGGAACTCCCGAGATTGCAGGTCTTCAACCAAGCCAG GCTTTGGAAATTATCCAAGGGTGTCGGGGGATGAAAATAATCGGCTGTGATTTGGTTGAGGTTGCACCGGCATACGATACTTCTG GTAACACAGCTCTGACAGCTGCCAATCTGCTCTTTGAGATGCTTTGTGTTCTACCTAATGTTAAGTATTATTGA